A genomic region of Pseudomonas migulae contains the following coding sequences:
- a CDS encoding SCO family protein, translated as MSVSFTRRQVVAGMGLFSLGLLAGCDNSVSLSYKYGKDLSDKILGRTFKLKDSEGNLTTLSSFRGLMPMIFFGFTQCPAVCPTTLARAAQIKKLMGKDGDILQVVFITLDPERDTPAVLDAYVKTFDPSFVALHGTLEETAETAKEFGVFYEKIPSGSTYTLSHTATSYVYDTRGRLRVGLSQSLSAQECTEDLKTVMEVC; from the coding sequence ATGAGTGTTTCGTTCACCCGCCGCCAGGTGGTTGCAGGTATGGGCTTGTTCAGCCTTGGCCTCCTCGCCGGCTGCGACAATAGCGTCAGCCTGTCGTACAAATACGGCAAGGACCTGAGCGACAAGATCCTCGGACGGACATTCAAGCTCAAAGACTCGGAAGGCAATCTCACAACGCTCTCGAGCTTTCGTGGTTTGATGCCGATGATTTTCTTCGGCTTCACCCAGTGCCCGGCGGTATGCCCCACTACCCTGGCTCGCGCAGCGCAAATCAAGAAACTGATGGGAAAAGACGGGGATATTCTCCAGGTCGTCTTCATCACGCTGGACCCGGAACGGGACACGCCGGCGGTGCTGGATGCCTACGTCAAGACGTTTGATCCTTCATTTGTCGCGCTCCACGGAACACTCGAGGAAACGGCGGAAACGGCCAAGGAGTTCGGGGTGTTCTATGAAAAAATCCCGAGCGGCTCGACCTACACGCTCTCCCATACAGCGACCAGCTATGTGTATGACACAAGGGGCAGGTTGCGCGTTGGACTGTCCCAGTCCCTTTCTGCACAAGAGTGTACGGAAGACTTGAAAACCGTTATGGAGGTCTGCTGA
- a CDS encoding DNA-3-methyladenine glycosylase family protein has protein sequence MTDPYLPATAFLASIDDDWARHIAAIGPCLHQPHAARDPYESLVRAIAYQQLHAKAGDAIVGRLLALFPSTAFPRPEQILATGFDQLRGCGFSASKIATIQGIAQAALDGVVPDYATALAMDDEALIERLITLRGVGRWTVEMLLIYSLERPDILPADDFGVREGYRRLKGLEVQPTRKQMVEIGLGWSPYRTVAAWYLWRVTSR, from the coding sequence TTGACCGATCCTTACTTACCGGCGACGGCGTTTCTCGCGTCCATCGATGACGACTGGGCGCGCCACATCGCCGCCATCGGCCCCTGCCTGCACCAGCCGCATGCGGCGCGCGATCCGTATGAATCGCTGGTGCGGGCAATTGCCTATCAACAACTGCACGCCAAAGCCGGGGATGCGATTGTCGGTCGGCTGCTGGCGTTGTTTCCCTCGACGGCGTTTCCGCGTCCTGAACAGATTCTGGCGACCGGGTTTGATCAACTGCGCGGGTGCGGTTTTTCCGCGAGCAAGATTGCGACGATTCAGGGCATCGCTCAGGCAGCGCTGGATGGCGTGGTGCCGGATTATGCGACGGCGTTGGCGATGGACGATGAGGCGTTGATCGAGCGATTGATCACGTTGCGCGGGGTCGGGCGCTGGACGGTTGAGATGCTGCTGATCTACAGCCTGGAGCGGCCGGATATTTTGCCGGCCGATGACTTCGGGGTGCGTGAGGGGTATCGGCGATTAAAGGGGCTGGAGGTGCAGCCGACGCGTAAACAGATGGTTGAGATCGGGTTGGGGTGGAGTCCTTATCGGACGGTGGCTGCCTGGTATTTGTGGCGGGTGACCAGCCGTTAG
- a CDS encoding lactate dehydrogenase has product MTVISSISSLPPLAVARIAATQPAVGTATESTAALSSPASIVTLHQDNNTIDAQTYTSGGVIAEPDAPLAWEYTQPDKVSFRMGGNFGNASASSRFRGLGETLLLQLAQSNQNISQSVIRSSTGRALEPAELAAAQARMHSGVADNSINLTLKTASGKTVEITLSSQDNALAVQAQVQGGELSQEELAALGAMAKGFESAIQGLTAVPPQLKLEALAQFDTDVFSSVDLTTRFKLDDDSTQSFELHADASQRQVRMSGAAGDFDMSVDLKNAAILGDSNQQSKALASYLRQIEAARVRGDGDQNLLSMFESAFKTVHSNYPQSRADTGLQALTAIKLTDTDRRVLTGLADFSATISEKTVNGNPARPGELDSFKYGLSQATQSKGQDQFNRKVVQNQQSHLTAQYHKPLYAGQKLDLTDDPQSQSYQYYQIDDQASSTSSIGYVKGKLVEASVSHSASQSTRISKYVMGRLDEDTVTPASSSKTQNLLGLLQQALQEDKLAKLGRGTSNAFAALQDKVMLVSSPMEIKG; this is encoded by the coding sequence ATGACCGTCATCTCTTCAATCTCTTCCTTGCCGCCACTGGCGGTCGCCAGGATTGCTGCCACCCAGCCCGCCGTTGGCACTGCCACCGAATCAACAGCCGCCCTGTCCTCCCCCGCATCGATTGTCACCTTGCATCAAGATAACAACACCATCGATGCGCAGACTTACACCTCCGGGGGTGTCATTGCGGAGCCTGATGCTCCGCTTGCCTGGGAATACACGCAGCCTGACAAAGTGTCGTTTCGCATGGGTGGCAACTTCGGAAACGCTTCAGCCAGCAGCCGGTTCCGGGGGTTGGGTGAAACGCTGCTTCTGCAGCTGGCGCAATCCAACCAGAACATCTCCCAGTCGGTCATTCGCTCATCGACCGGGCGGGCGCTCGAGCCGGCAGAGTTGGCGGCTGCCCAAGCCAGGATGCACAGTGGCGTTGCCGACAACAGCATCAACCTGACCCTGAAAACAGCTAGCGGAAAAACCGTTGAGATCACCCTCTCCAGTCAGGATAACGCGCTGGCGGTGCAGGCTCAGGTCCAGGGTGGCGAACTCAGCCAGGAAGAACTTGCTGCGCTTGGGGCAATGGCCAAAGGATTTGAATCGGCCATCCAGGGCCTCACCGCCGTTCCACCGCAACTCAAGCTGGAGGCGCTGGCTCAGTTCGACACTGACGTGTTTTCCTCGGTCGACCTGACCACACGGTTCAAGCTCGACGATGACAGTACGCAGAGCTTTGAGCTGCATGCCGACGCAAGCCAGCGCCAGGTACGCATGAGCGGCGCGGCGGGCGATTTCGATATGTCCGTGGACCTGAAAAACGCCGCCATCCTCGGCGACAGCAATCAGCAATCCAAGGCGCTCGCGAGCTACCTGCGGCAAATAGAAGCGGCGCGCGTACGAGGCGACGGCGACCAGAATCTGCTGTCGATGTTCGAGAGTGCATTCAAGACTGTGCACAGCAACTACCCGCAAAGCCGCGCTGATACCGGACTGCAGGCGCTAACGGCGATCAAGCTGACAGACACCGACCGCCGCGTGCTCACCGGCCTCGCCGATTTCAGCGCGACGATCAGCGAGAAGACTGTGAACGGCAATCCTGCACGGCCAGGCGAACTCGACTCGTTCAAATATGGCTTATCGCAGGCCACGCAATCCAAAGGTCAGGATCAGTTCAATCGCAAGGTCGTCCAGAATCAGCAATCGCATCTGACAGCCCAATACCATAAGCCACTGTATGCCGGACAAAAGCTGGATCTGACGGATGACCCACAATCCCAGAGCTATCAGTACTACCAGATCGACGATCAGGCCAGCAGCACGAGCAGCATCGGCTATGTCAAAGGCAAGTTGGTCGAAGCGTCCGTCAGCCATTCGGCAAGCCAGTCCACGCGTATTTCCAAATATGTAATGGGCCGTCTGGATGAAGATACCGTGACGCCTGCCTCGTCCTCGAAGACGCAAAATCTCCTCGGTCTGCTGCAACAGGCACTGCAAGAGGACAAACTGGCGAAACTCGGACGGGGTACGTCAAACGCCTTCGCCGCTCTCCAGGACAAGGTGATGTTAGTCAGCAGTCCAATGGAAATTAAGGGCTGA